The following are encoded in a window of Sebastes umbrosus isolate fSebUmb1 chromosome 7, fSebUmb1.pri, whole genome shotgun sequence genomic DNA:
- the LOC119491340 gene encoding rap1 GTPase-activating protein 2-like isoform X6, translating into MLERMQDDYIPYPRIEDVLDKGGPYPQVILPQFGGYWIEDVEAPAGTPSSSESSFCEEEDGGEGMSPGGGHSYRLECNSTARAYRKHFLGKEHMNYYCTGSSIGHLIMSLKHEEAEGQEFLRIMLRSRIKTVHDRISLAGINQLPSVPQIAKLLCDDATGLKFNPVLYPRGSQLIVAYDEHEVNNTFKFGVVYQKFGQTSEEQLFGNNEETPAFKEFLSILGDNIDLQDFKGFRGGLDVSHGQTGFESVYTVFRRREIMLHVSTKLPFTEGDVQQLQRKRHIGNDIVAAVFQEEATPFVPDMIASNFLHAYVLVQVENPCTEHTTYKVSVTAREDVPPFGPPLPNPAVFRKGPEFRDFLLTKLINAENACYKSDKFAKLEGRTRAALLDNLHDELHRQSQATLGLGQAGEEDKLENGGHGGLLESFKRAMRVRSHSMETMVGSHRHRSPGVGGGVPASVSGGGLPQSTSECTKSTFTPPVLVSAKSPLKSPVKRRSGLFPRLHSSTESPSDKHTRSDQKLAEICPLSQDVRSETSSNPSSPEICPNKERPFIKLKECGGGSGRPNISRSSSSTSSFSSTTGETEALEELETASHPSIASSSAFSPSLSVDSQGSGTPVIMCRSPTDVKSKTSPRSNLKFRFDKMSHSSTTSE; encoded by the exons ATGCTGGAAAGGATGCAG GATGACTATATCCCCTACCCACGGATAGAAGAT GTCCTGGATAAAGGTGGTCCATACCCCCAGGTGATCCTGCCACAGTTCGGGGGTTACTGGATTGAAGATGTGGAGGCGCCAGCAGGGACCCCCTCCTCCTCGGAGTCCAGTTTctgtgaggaggaggacggaggagagGGCATGAGCCCTGGCGGGGGGCACAGCTACCGCCTGGAGTGTAACAGCACAGCCCGCGCCTACCGCAAACACTTCCTAGGCAAg GAACACATGAACTATTACTGCACTGGCAGCAGCATAGGACACCTCATCATGTCTCTGAAACACGAGGAGGCTGAGGGACAGGAGTTCCTACGCATCATGCTCAG GTCGAGGATCAAAACAGTCCATGACAGGATCTCTTTAGCAGGAATCAACCAGCTGCCCAGTGTACCGCAGATTGCCAAG CTTCTGTGTGACGATGCCACGGGGCTGAAGTTCAACCCGGTCCTCTACCCTCGG GGATCCCAGTTGATAGTGGCGTATGATGAACACGAGGTGAACAACACCTTCAAATTTGGAGTCGTCTACCAGAAGTTTGGACAG ACGTCAGAGGAACAGTTGTTTGGGAACAACGAGGAGACGCCAGCTTTCAAGGAGTTTCTCAGCATCTTGGGCGACAATATTGACCTTCAGGACTTTAAAGG GTTTCGTGGTGGGCTGGATGTATCCCACGGACAGACAGGCTTTGAATCCGTCTACACCGTCTTCAGACGGAGAGAGATTATGCTCCACGTGTCAACCAAGCTTCCCTTCACCGAGGGAGACGTCCAGCAG CTCCAGAGGAAAAGGCACATAGGAAATGACATTGTGGCCGCAGTCTTCCAGGAAGAGGCCACGCCGTTTGTTCCAGACATGATCGCCTCCAATTTCCTGCACGCTTATGTGCTGGTgcaggttgagaacccctgtacAGAGCACACAACGTACAAG GTGTCTGTTACAGCGAGGGAGGATGTGCCTCCTTTCGGACCTCCTCTCCCGAACCCAGCTGTCTTTAGGAAG ggTCCTGAGTTTCGAGACTTCCTGCTGACAAAGCTGATCAATGCTGAAAACGCCTGCTACAAATCCGACAAATTTGCCAAACTAGAG GGGCGAACGCGAGCTGCGCTGCTGGACAACCTTCACGACGAGCTGcacagacagagccaggccacGCTGGGTCTGGGCCAGGCGGGAGAGGAGGACAAACTGGAGAACGGGGGCCACGGGGGTCTGCTAGAATCCTTCAAG aGAGCCATGCGTGTCAGGAGCCACTCCATGGAGACCATGGTGGGGTCTCACCGCCACAGGAGCCCCGGGGTAGGAGGCGGCGTCCCGGCCAGCGTGAGCGGAGGAGGCCTGCCGCAGAGCACCAGCGAATGCACAAAGAGCACCTTCACT CCTCCTGTGTTGGTGTCAGCCAAGTCTCCTCTGAAGAGCCCGGTGAAACGGCGCTCAGGCCTCTTCCCTCGTCTCCACTCCAGCACAGAGTCCCCGTCGGACAAACACACTCGCAG cGACCAAAAGCTTGCAGAGATCTGCCCGCTGTCCCAGGATGTGAGGTCAGAGACTTCATCCAATCCCAGCTCACCTGAGATCTGCCCCAACAAAGAGAG GCCGTTCATCAAGCTGAAAGAGtgcggcggcggcagcggcagACCGAACATCTCTCGTTCTTCATCCAGCaccagcagcttcagcagcacCACGGGAGAAACCGAAGCTCTGGAAGAACTGGAGACG
- the LOC119491340 gene encoding rap1 GTPase-activating protein 2-like isoform X5: MLERMQVPKAEEPKRWKDDYIPYPRIEDVLDKGGPYPQVILPQFGGYWIEDVEAPAGTPSSSESSFCEEEDGGEGMSPGGGHSYRLECNSTARAYRKHFLGKEHMNYYCTGSSIGHLIMSLKHEEAEGQEFLRIMLRSRIKTVHDRISLAGINQLPSVPQIAKLLCDDATGLKFNPVLYPRGSQLIVAYDEHEVNNTFKFGVVYQKFGQTSEEQLFGNNEETPAFKEFLSILGDNIDLQDFKGFRGGLDVSHGQTGFESVYTVFRRREIMLHVSTKLPFTEGDVQQLQRKRHIGNDIVAAVFQEEATPFVPDMIASNFLHAYVLVQVENPCTEHTTYKVSVTAREDVPPFGPPLPNPAVFRKGPEFRDFLLTKLINAENACYKSDKFAKLEGRTRAALLDNLHDELHRQSQATLGLGQAGEEDKLENGGHGGLLESFKRAMRVRSHSMETMVGSHRHRSPGVGGGVPASVSGGGLPQSTSECTKSTFTPPVLVSAKSPLKSPVKRRSGLFPRLHSSTESPSDKHTRSDQKLAEICPLSQDVRSETSSNPSSPEICPNKERPFIKLKECGGGSGRPNISRSSSSTSSFSSTTGETEALEELETASHPSIASSSAFSPSLSVDSQGSGTPVIMCRSPTDVKSKTSPRSNLKFRFDKMSHSSTTSE, encoded by the exons ATGCTGGAAAGGATGCAG GTCCCTAAAGCTGAAGAGCCCAAAAGATGGAAG GATGACTATATCCCCTACCCACGGATAGAAGAT GTCCTGGATAAAGGTGGTCCATACCCCCAGGTGATCCTGCCACAGTTCGGGGGTTACTGGATTGAAGATGTGGAGGCGCCAGCAGGGACCCCCTCCTCCTCGGAGTCCAGTTTctgtgaggaggaggacggaggagagGGCATGAGCCCTGGCGGGGGGCACAGCTACCGCCTGGAGTGTAACAGCACAGCCCGCGCCTACCGCAAACACTTCCTAGGCAAg GAACACATGAACTATTACTGCACTGGCAGCAGCATAGGACACCTCATCATGTCTCTGAAACACGAGGAGGCTGAGGGACAGGAGTTCCTACGCATCATGCTCAG GTCGAGGATCAAAACAGTCCATGACAGGATCTCTTTAGCAGGAATCAACCAGCTGCCCAGTGTACCGCAGATTGCCAAG CTTCTGTGTGACGATGCCACGGGGCTGAAGTTCAACCCGGTCCTCTACCCTCGG GGATCCCAGTTGATAGTGGCGTATGATGAACACGAGGTGAACAACACCTTCAAATTTGGAGTCGTCTACCAGAAGTTTGGACAG ACGTCAGAGGAACAGTTGTTTGGGAACAACGAGGAGACGCCAGCTTTCAAGGAGTTTCTCAGCATCTTGGGCGACAATATTGACCTTCAGGACTTTAAAGG GTTTCGTGGTGGGCTGGATGTATCCCACGGACAGACAGGCTTTGAATCCGTCTACACCGTCTTCAGACGGAGAGAGATTATGCTCCACGTGTCAACCAAGCTTCCCTTCACCGAGGGAGACGTCCAGCAG CTCCAGAGGAAAAGGCACATAGGAAATGACATTGTGGCCGCAGTCTTCCAGGAAGAGGCCACGCCGTTTGTTCCAGACATGATCGCCTCCAATTTCCTGCACGCTTATGTGCTGGTgcaggttgagaacccctgtacAGAGCACACAACGTACAAG GTGTCTGTTACAGCGAGGGAGGATGTGCCTCCTTTCGGACCTCCTCTCCCGAACCCAGCTGTCTTTAGGAAG ggTCCTGAGTTTCGAGACTTCCTGCTGACAAAGCTGATCAATGCTGAAAACGCCTGCTACAAATCCGACAAATTTGCCAAACTAGAG GGGCGAACGCGAGCTGCGCTGCTGGACAACCTTCACGACGAGCTGcacagacagagccaggccacGCTGGGTCTGGGCCAGGCGGGAGAGGAGGACAAACTGGAGAACGGGGGCCACGGGGGTCTGCTAGAATCCTTCAAG aGAGCCATGCGTGTCAGGAGCCACTCCATGGAGACCATGGTGGGGTCTCACCGCCACAGGAGCCCCGGGGTAGGAGGCGGCGTCCCGGCCAGCGTGAGCGGAGGAGGCCTGCCGCAGAGCACCAGCGAATGCACAAAGAGCACCTTCACT CCTCCTGTGTTGGTGTCAGCCAAGTCTCCTCTGAAGAGCCCGGTGAAACGGCGCTCAGGCCTCTTCCCTCGTCTCCACTCCAGCACAGAGTCCCCGTCGGACAAACACACTCGCAG cGACCAAAAGCTTGCAGAGATCTGCCCGCTGTCCCAGGATGTGAGGTCAGAGACTTCATCCAATCCCAGCTCACCTGAGATCTGCCCCAACAAAGAGAG GCCGTTCATCAAGCTGAAAGAGtgcggcggcggcagcggcagACCGAACATCTCTCGTTCTTCATCCAGCaccagcagcttcagcagcacCACGGGAGAAACCGAAGCTCTGGAAGAACTGGAGACG